The Flavobacteriaceae bacterium 3519-10 genome includes a window with the following:
- a CDS encoding Lipid A biosynthesis lauroyl acyltransferase produces MKFLFNIIVLFSRLPLWILYIFADLIFFLTYYIIGYRKAVVAENLRLSFPKKSAGELRKIQKAFYRNFADYIVETLKSFTISHLELRVRVQHLNQKIFHDAKAEQKNVILLAGHVFNWEWFSALATIVPQDHSYPVYRKVQSTFWEKGIKSIRDRFGNHALEAKEVIRHIFRNQNDGNSIYMFVADQTPHISEVSYGLEFLNQTTPAFIGYDKLATRMDLAFVFCEMKKVKRGFYQINYYRIDPDAEKFEENEVVRKFHKLLENTINKDPSNYLWSHRRWKYQHAVKVMDNHQTRANN; encoded by the coding sequence ATGAAATTTCTATTTAACATTATTGTACTGTTTTCGCGGTTACCGCTGTGGATTCTGTACATTTTTGCCGACCTAATTTTTTTCCTTACCTATTATATTATCGGATACCGAAAAGCGGTGGTGGCTGAAAACTTACGCCTGTCTTTTCCAAAGAAATCGGCTGGTGAACTTCGGAAAATTCAAAAAGCGTTTTACCGTAATTTTGCAGATTACATTGTAGAAACGCTTAAGTCTTTCACCATTTCGCACCTCGAACTGCGGGTACGCGTACAGCATTTAAATCAAAAAATATTTCATGATGCCAAAGCTGAACAGAAAAACGTAATTCTGCTCGCCGGCCATGTGTTCAACTGGGAATGGTTCAGCGCCCTTGCCACCATAGTTCCGCAGGACCACAGTTATCCGGTGTACCGAAAAGTACAAAGCACATTTTGGGAAAAAGGCATTAAAAGCATCCGCGACAGATTTGGCAACCACGCCCTCGAAGCGAAAGAAGTCATCAGGCACATTTTCCGTAACCAAAACGACGGAAATTCAATCTATATGTTTGTGGCCGACCAAACGCCGCATATTTCTGAAGTTTCGTACGGTTTAGAGTTCCTTAACCAAACCACGCCGGCATTCATCGGTTACGATAAACTTGCTACGAGGATGGATCTAGCGTTTGTATTCTGCGAAATGAAAAAAGTAAAAAGAGGATTTTATCAGATTAATTATTACAGAATAGATCCTGACGCCGAAAAATTTGAAGAAAACGAAGTGGTGCGCAAGTTCCACAAACTGCTCGAGAACACCATCAATAAAGATCCTTCAAATTACCTTTGGTCTCACCGCCGCTGGAAATATCAACACGCTGTAAAAGTAATGGACAACCACCAAACCCGCGCTAACAATTGA
- a CDS encoding Aldehyde dehydrogenase, whose product MKTEMNFEDILAAQRTFFETQKTKSVKYRKIYLEKLRDVIQSNEALLYDAIYKDFGKSKFDTFTTEISFVLNDIDYYLKNLTALAKPKRVKTNLANQLGTSRIYSEPLGCTLVIGAWNYPYQLSLSPMISALAAGNTCILKPSEVAENTMRLMAEIINANFPKEYLFVAEGGVEETTEILKLRFDKIFFTGSTKVGQIVYEAAAKNLTPIILELGGKSPVIVTSSADFEVASRRIIWGKFLNAGQTCVAPDYILVDEKVKDSFLDALKSQIVKFKYTPEAEHYTRIINDRNFSRLASLLDSSTIYFGGNHNADTRYIEPTILHPVNWEDVVMQEEIFGPILPVLTFKNFNEALHKISEKAKPLAAYLFTQNDGEKAQFLSRISFGGGCINDVMMHLSNENLPFGGVGHSGMGNYHGKFGFEAFSHQKSVLDRATWGEPELKYPPYTAKKLSWIKKLL is encoded by the coding sequence ATGAAAACTGAAATGAATTTTGAAGATATATTAGCCGCACAACGTACCTTTTTTGAAACCCAAAAGACCAAAAGTGTAAAATACAGGAAAATCTATCTCGAGAAGCTTCGGGACGTAATTCAGAGTAATGAAGCTCTGCTTTACGATGCTATTTATAAAGATTTCGGAAAGTCGAAATTCGACACCTTCACCACAGAAATATCGTTTGTTCTGAACGACATCGATTATTATCTGAAAAATTTAACAGCGTTAGCAAAACCGAAAAGGGTAAAAACCAATCTTGCCAACCAGTTGGGTACGAGCCGGATTTACAGTGAACCATTAGGCTGCACACTGGTAATCGGGGCGTGGAATTACCCGTACCAACTCTCGTTATCACCAATGATATCGGCGTTAGCGGCGGGCAACACGTGTATTCTTAAACCCAGCGAAGTGGCCGAGAACACTATGAGACTGATGGCTGAAATAATAAACGCCAACTTTCCGAAAGAATATCTTTTTGTGGCAGAAGGTGGCGTGGAAGAAACTACAGAAATCCTGAAGCTCAGGTTCGACAAAATATTTTTTACAGGAAGCACCAAAGTGGGCCAAATCGTATACGAAGCTGCGGCAAAAAATTTAACACCGATTATTCTTGAACTAGGCGGAAAAAGCCCGGTGATCGTTACCTCAAGCGCAGATTTTGAGGTGGCATCGAGAAGAATTATTTGGGGAAAATTTCTCAATGCAGGCCAGACGTGCGTGGCTCCGGATTATATTTTAGTGGATGAAAAGGTAAAGGACAGCTTTCTGGATGCACTTAAATCTCAGATTGTGAAATTTAAATATACACCTGAGGCCGAACACTACACGCGGATCATCAACGACAGAAATTTTAGCCGCCTCGCCTCTCTTCTGGATTCTTCTACTATCTATTTTGGTGGAAACCATAATGCAGACACAAGATATATTGAACCCACCATTCTGCATCCGGTAAACTGGGAAGACGTGGTGATGCAGGAAGAAATTTTCGGCCCGATACTTCCGGTGCTTACTTTTAAAAACTTTAATGAGGCACTGCATAAAATTTCGGAAAAAGCGAAACCTTTAGCGGCGTATCTTTTTACACAAAACGACGGTGAAAAAGCGCAGTTCCTGTCTAGGATTTCGTTTGGTGGCGGCTGCATCAACGATGTGATGATGCATCTGAGCAATGAAAATCTGCCCTTTGGCGGCGTGGGACATTCTGGAATGGGGAATTACCACGGAAAGTTCGGTTTCGAGGCGTTCTCACATCAGAAATCGGTGTTAGACCGCGCTACCTGGGGCGAACCTGAACTGAAATATCCGCCATACACCGCGAAAAAACTTAGTTGGATAAAGAAACTTCTCTAA
- a CDS encoding Adenylosuccinate lyase, translating to MNSYKNPLEERYSSEEMLYNFSPNNKFRNWRKLWIALAEIEKDLGLDISDEQIAELKANAENIDYEKAAEYEKKFRHDVMAHVHAYGDDAPLAKGIIHLGATSAFVGDNTDLIQMRDGLLLLRKQLVNVIKNLADFSLKYKDLPTLGFTHYQPAQLTTVGKRATLWLQSLILDFEELEFFIETLRFRGVKGTTGTAASFLELFDGDYSKVKHLDKELSRRFGFDKVFGVSGQTYDRKIDAKVMALLSNIAQSAHKFTNDLRLLQNLKEIEEPFEKNQIGSSAMAYKRNPMRSERIGSLAKFVMSLSSSSAMVAATQWFERTLDDSANKRLAIPQSFLAVDAILLIWNNIMNGIVVYENRIQKHIMDELPFMATEYIIMEEVKAGGDRQEIHETIRVHSIEASKKVKMEGKENDLIERIMNDSSLKLDKAKFMEILDMKNFIGFAPIQTEEFIQNEVQPILDKYSDLIGLEADLKV from the coding sequence ATGAATTCGTACAAAAACCCTCTTGAAGAACGGTATTCGAGCGAAGAAATGCTCTATAATTTTTCGCCGAACAACAAGTTCAGAAATTGGCGCAAACTGTGGATCGCCCTTGCCGAAATCGAAAAAGATTTGGGCCTCGATATTTCCGATGAGCAGATCGCCGAGTTAAAAGCCAATGCAGAAAACATCGATTACGAAAAGGCTGCTGAGTACGAGAAGAAATTCCGACACGATGTGATGGCTCACGTTCATGCGTATGGCGACGACGCACCACTCGCAAAAGGAATTATCCATCTGGGTGCAACCTCGGCATTTGTTGGCGACAATACAGACCTTATCCAGATGCGCGACGGACTTTTGCTTCTACGCAAGCAACTGGTGAACGTGATAAAGAATCTCGCAGATTTTTCGTTAAAATATAAAGATCTTCCAACGCTTGGTTTTACGCATTATCAGCCGGCCCAGCTTACCACCGTGGGTAAACGCGCCACGCTGTGGCTTCAGTCGCTGATTCTTGATTTTGAAGAACTTGAGTTTTTTATTGAAACCCTGAGATTTCGCGGCGTAAAAGGTACAACAGGGACGGCGGCAAGTTTCCTGGAGCTGTTTGACGGCGATTATTCTAAAGTAAAACATCTTGATAAGGAACTTTCGCGACGTTTTGGTTTTGATAAAGTTTTTGGCGTTTCAGGGCAGACTTATGACCGGAAGATCGACGCAAAAGTTATGGCGTTGCTTTCAAATATCGCCCAATCAGCGCATAAATTCACAAACGATTTAAGGCTTCTGCAGAATTTAAAGGAAATTGAAGAACCCTTTGAGAAAAACCAGATCGGTTCTTCTGCAATGGCTTACAAACGCAACCCGATGCGTTCGGAACGGATTGGTTCACTTGCAAAATTTGTGATGTCGCTTTCATCAAGTTCAGCGATGGTGGCCGCGACTCAGTGGTTTGAAAGAACTTTAGACGATTCTGCCAACAAAAGATTAGCAATACCACAGTCTTTTTTGGCTGTAGACGCCATTCTTCTGATCTGGAATAATATTATGAACGGAATTGTGGTGTACGAAAACCGCATTCAGAAGCACATCATGGATGAACTTCCGTTTATGGCGACCGAATATATCATCATGGAAGAGGTGAAAGCCGGCGGTGACCGACAGGAAATTCATGAAACTATCCGTGTTCATTCCATTGAGGCCAGCAAAAAGGTGAAAATGGAGGGGAAAGAAAATGATCTGATTGAAAGAATCATGAACGACTCTTCTCTGAAGCTTGATAAGGCAAAATTCATGGAAATTCTTGACATGAAAAATTTTATTGGTTTTGCTCCCATTCAGACCGAAGAATTCATCCAGAACGAAGTGCAGCCGATTTTAGATAAATACAGCGACCTGATCGGCCTTGAGGCGGACCTTAAAGTATAA
- a CDS encoding Phosphoribosylformylglycinamidine synthase, synthetase subunit — MYNIYDVFGLDSEELDQVIGNTFVDPVTDVLHNENPATNLFFATEFLPGQYDQRADSAQQCIALLTGIESSTVRSGKLIDISGVSEADLRKIKNHLINKVESQEKDLSVLEIPKEEAPDSVIVHEGFISFSKDELQDFYHDHGFALGLDDLEFIQNYFKSERRNPTETELKVLDTYWSDHCRHTTFETELTDIQFNGEFKSTLEHIFDDYLEKRKFLGREAKPISLMDLATVCARYFHKTGNLENLVVSDEINACTVEIEAEYDGKKEPWYLLFKNETHNHPTEIEPFGGASTCLGGAIRDPLSGRAFVYQAMRLSGAGNVLEPVSETLPGKLPQRTISKQAANGYSSYGNQIGLATTLVNEIYHEGYKAKRMEVGFVVGAVKKDWVRREKPLAGDLVILLGGATGRDGVGGASGSSKVQDETSIHTLSTEVQKGNAVEERKIQRLFRNPDVTRLIKKSNDFGAGGVSVAIGEIADSLEINLDILPLKYGGLNGTELAISESQERMAVVIEAQDKDRFIKYCENENIKAVEVARVTDSRRMQMFWQGSMIVDISRDFLDTNGCTKSQNAVISHLNKIEKQTISFNEQNFLKALADKNSASQKGLAEMFDASVGGTTVAMPFGGRYQLTEMEGSVQTLPILNADNVETVSFASWGFDAAVSSQNSMIGAANAVVESVAKIVAMGGDYTKIRLSFQEYFEKLGNNPVKWGKPLASLLGAYDAQMNFGLAAIGGKDSMSGSFQDIDVPPTLISFACADGKKANVISPEFKETGNKLYLYNHIPKENGLPEYKNLTDIFSFIFENIKSGNIVSVKTVKAGGVAVALAKMSFGNLLGANVEVSESLLLSENVGSFIIECKNEMKVSSLQLIGEVKNSEILKINGLDFNIKNLLEANTLTFENLFPTVEGKKSVLEIDAKYNGTKAEQIKIVSHKLAKPRVFAPIFPGTNCEYETQNAFRKEGAEVIGLPLINLNHQLLNESLDAWIAEIEQSQILVFSGGFSAGDEPDGSAKFIVNVLKNARMKDAVHRFLERDGMILGICNGFQALVKSGLLPFGEIRDLDENSPTLAHNSIGRHISQMADVRVISDHSPWLKGMKDEVYTIPLSHGEGRFVAPAGVIQELYQNGQIATQYVGVDGNIAHGMPFNPNGSLFGIEGITSKCGKIYGRMGHPERYADGLLKNIPTAAYHNIFKNGVEYFK; from the coding sequence GTGTACAATATCTACGATGTTTTCGGGCTCGATAGTGAGGAGCTCGATCAGGTGATCGGAAATACATTTGTAGATCCCGTAACCGACGTGTTGCACAACGAAAATCCCGCAACAAATCTGTTTTTTGCAACCGAATTTCTACCCGGCCAATACGATCAGCGTGCCGATTCTGCCCAACAGTGTATCGCTTTGCTTACCGGAATTGAAAGTTCTACCGTAAGAAGCGGAAAACTTATAGACATCTCAGGCGTCTCTGAGGCTGACCTTCGTAAAATTAAAAATCATTTAATCAACAAAGTAGAAAGCCAGGAAAAAGACCTGTCAGTTCTTGAAATTCCAAAAGAAGAAGCCCCGGATTCCGTTATTGTTCACGAGGGTTTCATCAGCTTTTCAAAAGACGAACTCCAGGATTTTTACCACGATCACGGTTTCGCTTTGGGTCTCGATGATCTGGAATTTATCCAGAATTATTTTAAATCTGAACGGCGAAATCCTACCGAAACCGAGCTTAAAGTGCTCGATACCTATTGGAGCGACCATTGCCGACATACGACGTTTGAAACCGAATTGACGGATATTCAGTTTAATGGTGAATTTAAATCAACACTCGAACATATTTTTGACGATTACTTAGAGAAAAGAAAATTCCTCGGCCGTGAAGCAAAGCCAATCTCGCTGATGGATCTTGCAACCGTTTGCGCACGTTACTTCCATAAAACCGGTAATCTCGAAAATCTTGTTGTTTCTGATGAAATAAATGCTTGTACAGTTGAAATTGAAGCAGAATATGACGGAAAAAAAGAGCCGTGGTACCTTCTTTTTAAAAACGAAACCCACAATCACCCTACCGAAATAGAACCTTTTGGCGGCGCCTCAACGTGTTTGGGTGGTGCCATCCGCGATCCGCTCTCGGGCCGGGCGTTTGTATATCAGGCCATGCGACTCTCAGGCGCTGGAAATGTGTTGGAGCCGGTTTCAGAAACATTGCCGGGAAAACTACCCCAAAGAACCATTTCAAAGCAGGCGGCCAACGGTTATTCATCGTACGGAAACCAAATTGGACTTGCCACAACGTTAGTGAACGAAATCTACCATGAAGGTTATAAAGCCAAAAGAATGGAAGTCGGTTTTGTGGTCGGAGCCGTAAAGAAAGATTGGGTACGCCGCGAAAAGCCACTCGCCGGTGATTTGGTGATTTTGTTGGGTGGCGCCACCGGAAGAGACGGTGTGGGCGGGGCCAGCGGAAGTTCGAAGGTGCAGGACGAGACTTCAATACATACGTTATCTACTGAAGTTCAGAAAGGAAATGCAGTGGAAGAAAGAAAGATTCAGCGCCTGTTCCGTAATCCTGATGTTACCAGGCTCATCAAAAAATCGAATGATTTTGGCGCCGGAGGCGTTTCTGTGGCTATTGGCGAGATAGCGGATTCACTCGAAATCAACCTCGATATTCTCCCTTTAAAATATGGAGGTTTAAACGGAACTGAGCTTGCGATTTCTGAGTCGCAGGAAAGAATGGCAGTGGTGATTGAAGCACAGGATAAAGACAGATTTATAAAATATTGCGAAAACGAAAACATCAAAGCAGTTGAAGTTGCCCGCGTAACCGATTCTCGCCGGATGCAGATGTTCTGGCAGGGCAGTATGATCGTTGATATCAGCCGCGATTTTCTCGATACAAACGGCTGTACTAAAAGTCAGAATGCAGTGATTTCGCACCTGAATAAAATCGAAAAACAGACGATAAGCTTTAACGAACAAAACTTTCTGAAAGCACTTGCTGATAAAAATTCAGCCTCCCAAAAAGGGCTTGCGGAAATGTTTGACGCTTCCGTGGGCGGAACTACGGTTGCAATGCCGTTTGGTGGCAGATATCAACTGACAGAAATGGAAGGCAGCGTACAGACTTTACCAATACTTAATGCCGACAATGTGGAAACCGTGTCGTTTGCGAGCTGGGGCTTTGATGCGGCAGTTTCTTCGCAGAATTCGATGATCGGGGCTGCAAATGCTGTGGTGGAAAGCGTCGCGAAGATCGTTGCAATGGGCGGCGATTACACGAAGATCCGTTTGAGTTTTCAGGAATACTTCGAAAAGCTGGGTAACAATCCCGTAAAGTGGGGCAAACCGCTTGCTTCGCTTCTTGGAGCCTACGATGCGCAGATGAATTTCGGTCTGGCAGCAATCGGCGGCAAAGATTCAATGAGCGGAAGTTTTCAGGATATTGATGTACCTCCAACGTTGATTTCGTTTGCCTGTGCAGATGGTAAAAAGGCAAACGTGATTTCGCCGGAGTTTAAAGAAACCGGCAATAAACTTTATCTGTATAATCATATTCCGAAAGAGAATGGTTTGCCCGAATATAAAAACCTCACAGATATTTTCAGTTTTATTTTTGAAAATATTAAATCCGGAAACATCGTTTCAGTGAAGACAGTGAAAGCAGGCGGTGTAGCAGTTGCGTTGGCAAAGATGAGTTTTGGCAATCTCTTAGGAGCAAATGTTGAGGTTTCGGAATCGTTACTTTTGAGTGAGAATGTAGGTAGTTTTATTATCGAATGTAAGAATGAAATGAAAGTATCCTCACTTCAACTGATAGGTGAGGTTAAAAATTCAGAAATACTCAAAATCAATGGTTTAGATTTCAATATTAAAAATTTACTTGAAGCCAATACATTAACTTTTGAAAACCTCTTTCCAACGGTTGAAGGAAAGAAGAGTGTTCTTGAGATCGATGCAAAATATAACGGAACAAAGGCAGAGCAAATAAAAATTGTGAGTCATAAGCTGGCGAAGCCAAGAGTTTTCGCACCTATTTTTCCAGGTACAAACTGCGAGTACGAAACCCAGAATGCCTTCAGAAAAGAAGGTGCTGAAGTAATTGGTTTGCCTTTAATAAATCTTAATCATCAGCTGTTGAATGAAAGTCTCGACGCCTGGATTGCAGAAATTGAGCAGTCTCAGATTCTGGTTTTTTCAGGTGGATTTTCAGCGGGTGACGAACCGGACGGTTCTGCTAAGTTCATTGTAAACGTATTGAAAAATGCCAGGATGAAAGACGCAGTGCACCGCTTTTTAGAACGTGACGGGATGATTCTTGGTATTTGTAACGGCTTCCAGGCACTCGTAAAATCGGGGTTGTTGCCGTTCGGCGAAATCCGGGATTTGGACGAAAACTCGCCGACGCTGGCGCATAATTCCATCGGAAGACATATTTCACAGATGGCGGATGTGCGCGTAATCAGTGATCATTCGCCGTGGCTTAAAGGTATGAAAGATGAAGTGTATACAATTCCTTTGTCGCACGGCGAAGGCCGCTTTGTGGCGCCGGCAGGTGTAATTCAGGAGCTTTATCAGAATGGGCAGATTGCCACGCAATACGTTGGTGTGGATGGAAATATTGCGCACGGTATGCCGTTTAATCCGAACGGTTCTTTATTCGGGATTGAGGGGATTACGAGTAAGTGTGGCAAAATTTACGGTAGAATGGGCCACCCCGAAAGGTACGCGGATGGTTTGTTAAAGAATATTCCGACGGCCGCTTACCATAATATATTTAAAAATGGAGTTGAATATTTTAAGTAA
- a CDS encoding Phosphoribosylaminoimidazole-succinocarboxamide synthase — MKKGAMLYEGKAKQVFETDHPDEVIVRFKDDATAFNAQKRGSVDLKGEMNNAITTLIFEYLNKKGIPTHFIKQIDEREQLVKKVNIIPLEMVVRNYSAGSMAQRLGVAEGIKSPVTIFDICYKKDELGDPLINDHHAVFLGAATYEELDEMYELTSDINDILIELFDSMNIILVDFKIELGKTSNGKIILADEISPDTCRLWDKDTMKKLDKDRFRRDLGGVTEAYVEIYERLKKVLDK, encoded by the coding sequence ATGAAAAAAGGAGCAATGCTTTATGAAGGAAAAGCAAAACAGGTCTTCGAAACCGATCATCCCGATGAAGTGATTGTCCGTTTCAAAGACGATGCAACCGCTTTCAATGCGCAGAAAAGGGGAAGTGTAGATTTGAAAGGCGAGATGAACAACGCCATTACCACCCTTATTTTCGAATATTTGAATAAAAAGGGCATCCCCACGCATTTTATAAAGCAAATTGATGAACGCGAGCAGCTTGTAAAAAAAGTAAACATCATTCCACTGGAAATGGTGGTGAGAAATTACTCGGCGGGAAGCATGGCTCAACGATTAGGCGTGGCCGAAGGCATAAAATCTCCTGTTACGATCTTTGATATCTGCTATAAAAAAGACGAACTCGGCGATCCGCTGATCAACGATCATCACGCAGTTTTTCTGGGTGCAGCGACGTACGAAGAGCTTGATGAGATGTATGAACTCACTTCAGATATCAACGATATTCTTATTGAACTGTTCGACAGTATGAACATTATTCTGGTCGATTTCAAGATTGAACTGGGTAAAACTTCAAACGGAAAAATAATCCTGGCGGATGAAATTTCGCCCGATACATGCCGTTTATGGGACAAAGACACGATGAAAAAACTCGATAAAGACCGCTTCCGCCGGGATTTAGGCGGAGTAACTGAAGCCTATGTAGAGATTTATGAGCGTCTCAAAAAGGTTTTAGACAAATAA
- a CDS encoding Amidophosphoribosyltransferase, which translates to MHDLQIQKDNYLNQFTERVYGRNLLKTDDVFDAPTEECGIFGIYSDVDLDTFSLSQFGLFALQHRGQEACGISVMKNGKIFNIKDEGLVLDVYKNIREPETFMGNSAIGHTRYTTAGDKKKYNFQPFFAKNEYDQIILSIAHNGNLTNAEELKRELEAEGVVFKATSDSEVILRLIQKNLDLGLRGAIKATMEKIEGAYSVVGMTRNKFFAFRDFHGIRPLVLGAIDEKTFVAASESVALDAVGAQYVRDILPGEIVYTSENETGLKSFLVRENCEKRICAFEYIYFARPDSILENINVYKIREKSGEKIWEQAPVEADVVIGVPDSGVPAAIGFSKASGIPFRPVLIKNRYIGRSFIVPTQDMRERIVNLKLNPIISEIRGKRVVIIDDSIVRGTTSKRLVKIMKDAGVKEIHFRSVSPPIIAPCYLGIDTPSKDDLISANMNANELRDYLGVDSLEFLSMDNLKVILGSSNHCFGCFTEQYPVPAGPSPDYTDE; encoded by the coding sequence ATGCACGACTTACAGATACAAAAGGATAACTATTTAAACCAATTTACGGAAAGGGTTTACGGACGCAATCTGCTTAAAACAGATGACGTCTTTGATGCTCCAACAGAAGAATGTGGCATTTTCGGAATTTATTCTGATGTAGATCTTGATACTTTTTCGTTGTCGCAGTTCGGTCTTTTTGCACTTCAGCACAGAGGGCAGGAGGCATGCGGAATTTCGGTGATGAAAAACGGCAAAATATTTAACATAAAAGATGAAGGTCTTGTGCTGGATGTATATAAAAACATTCGTGAACCTGAAACTTTCATGGGCAATTCGGCGATTGGCCATACCCGGTACACCACGGCGGGCGACAAGAAAAAGTATAATTTTCAGCCGTTTTTTGCTAAAAATGAGTACGACCAGATCATTCTTTCAATCGCGCACAACGGAAATTTAACCAATGCAGAGGAACTCAAAAGAGAACTTGAGGCCGAGGGCGTCGTATTTAAAGCAACTTCCGATTCTGAAGTGATTTTAAGACTGATCCAGAAAAATCTCGATTTAGGTTTAAGAGGCGCGATAAAAGCCACGATGGAAAAAATTGAAGGTGCCTATTCGGTTGTTGGAATGACGCGCAATAAATTTTTCGCTTTCCGCGATTTTCACGGCATCCGGCCTTTGGTTTTGGGCGCCATTGACGAAAAAACGTTCGTGGCAGCATCGGAATCTGTAGCCCTGGACGCTGTTGGAGCGCAGTATGTGCGGGATATTCTTCCTGGCGAAATTGTGTACACCAGCGAGAACGAAACGGGCTTAAAGTCTTTTCTGGTTCGCGAAAACTGCGAAAAAAGAATCTGCGCTTTCGAATATATTTATTTCGCGCGCCCCGATTCAATTCTCGAAAATATAAACGTTTATAAAATCCGCGAAAAGTCCGGCGAAAAAATTTGGGAACAGGCGCCTGTGGAAGCAGATGTTGTGATTGGTGTGCCCGATTCAGGTGTGCCCGCAGCAATTGGTTTTTCCAAAGCTTCAGGAATTCCGTTCCGGCCTGTTTTAATTAAAAACCGCTATATCGGCAGAAGTTTTATTGTGCCGACGCAGGATATGCGCGAACGTATTGTAAACTTGAAACTCAACCCGATCATTTCAGAAATCCGTGGGAAAAGAGTGGTGATCATCGACGATTCCATCGTGCGTGGCACAACTTCTAAACGCCTGGTAAAGATTATGAAAGATGCCGGTGTGAAAGAGATCCATTTCCGCAGCGTTTCGCCACCGATTATCGCGCCTTGCTATCTTGGAATCGACACACCGTCCAAAGACGATTTGATTTCGGCAAACATGAATGCTAACGAACTTCGCGATTATCTGGGTGTAGATTCGCTGGAATTTTTAAGTATGGATAATCTTAAAGTCATTCTTGGCAGCAGTAATCACTGTTTCGGTTGTTTTACAGAACAGTATCCGGTTCCGGCCGGCCCAAGTCCTGATTATACGGATGAATAA
- a CDS encoding 3-dehydroquinate synthase — protein MITFLEKDFAPFSQFLDHLRPSKLFILVDENTHELCLPTLLGNLETEIPLEIIEIEAGEDLKTIETTTQLWEILAEFEADRKAVLLNLGGGVITDLGGFVASTYKRGIRFINMPTTLLGMCDASIGGKTGIDHQFLKNIVGTFAEAEQIFVFPDFLSTLPFTELRSGFAEMLKHGLIADEKHWKDLSSITDLTPQNIAPYLETSMRIKQNVVGQDFREQHIRKTLNFGHTIGHAAESLFLQMNEPVAHGEAVALGMICETRLSFLQNLITEETADHIISNIRKFFPKLDISAFSEQNLISLMQNDKKNTGGYISFSLIDGVGSGVFDQKISDEIVISALQYYQNLT, from the coding sequence ATGATTACGTTTTTGGAAAAAGATTTCGCGCCGTTCAGCCAGTTTCTGGATCACCTTAGGCCGTCTAAACTTTTTATTCTGGTTGACGAAAACACGCATGAATTGTGTCTGCCCACCCTTTTGGGTAATCTTGAGACCGAAATTCCATTGGAAATCATTGAAATTGAAGCTGGCGAAGATTTAAAAACCATTGAAACCACCACGCAACTGTGGGAAATCCTGGCTGAATTCGAGGCCGACCGAAAGGCGGTTCTGCTGAATCTCGGCGGCGGTGTAATTACCGATTTGGGCGGTTTCGTAGCGTCAACATACAAACGCGGTATTAGATTCATCAATATGCCGACGACCCTGCTTGGGATGTGCGATGCGTCTATCGGTGGGAAAACGGGTATTGACCATCAGTTCCTGAAGAATATTGTCGGGACTTTTGCCGAAGCCGAACAAATTTTTGTGTTTCCTGATTTTCTCAGCACGCTGCCGTTTACCGAACTTCGAAGCGGTTTCGCTGAAATGTTGAAACACGGCCTGATTGCGGACGAAAAACACTGGAAAGACCTTAGTTCAATCACAGATTTAACGCCCCAGAACATCGCTCCCTATCTCGAAACTTCAATGCGGATCAAACAGAATGTTGTGGGACAGGATTTTCGCGAGCAACATATCCGTAAAACGCTCAACTTCGGGCACACGATTGGTCACGCCGCCGAAAGCTTATTTTTACAGATGAATGAGCCGGTGGCGCACGGGGAGGCCGTTGCGCTCGGAATGATCTGCGAAACCCGGCTTTCCTTCCTGCAGAATTTAATAACAGAAGAAACTGCAGATCATATTATTTCGAATATCAGAAAATTTTTCCCGAAGCTGGATATTTCGGCTTTTTCTGAGCAGAACTTGATTTCACTGATGCAGAATGATAAAAAAAATACCGGCGGATACATCAGTTTTTCATTAATTGATGGCGTTGGTTCGGGTGTATTCGACCAGAAGATTTCGGACGAAATTGTTATCTCGGCATTACAGTATTATCAAAATTTGACCTGA